From a region of the Desmodus rotundus isolate HL8 chromosome 7, HLdesRot8A.1, whole genome shotgun sequence genome:
- the HYPK gene encoding huntingtin-interacting protein K isoform X2 has protein sequence MATEGDVELELETETSGPERPPEKPRKHDSGAADLERVTDYAEEKEIQSSNLETGEGTGKSHHQEGGSGAHSE, from the exons ATGGCGACCGAGGGAGACGTGGAATTGGAGTTGGAGACCGAGACCAGTGGTCCAGAGCGGCCTCCTGAGAAGCCACGAAAGCATGACAGTGGTGCGGCAGACCTGGAGAGAGTCACTGACTATGCAGAGGAGAAGGAGATCCAAAGTTCCAATCTGGAGACG ggagaaggaaCTGGCAAAAGTCACCATCAAGAAGGAGGATCTGGAGCTCATAGTGAGTAG
- the SERF2 gene encoding small EDRK-rich factor 2 isoform X2 — protein sequence MTRGNQRELARQKNMKKQSDSVKGKRRDDGLSAAARKQSAPSSLPPGTPRSCSRSRKRQTRRRRNPSSFVASCPTLLPFACVPGASPTMLVFPPVVLTGPSTDGIPIALSLQRVPFVLPSPQVASLPLGPSWG from the exons ATGACCC GCGGTAACCAGCGTGAGCTCGCCCGCCAGAAGAATATGAAAAAGCAGAGCGACTCGGTTAAGGGAAAGCGCCGAGATGACGGGCTTTCTGCTGCCGCCCGCAAGCAGAG TGCCCCATCATCTCTACCCCCAGGGACTCCGAGATCATGCAGCAGAAGCAGAAAAAGGCAAACGAGAAGAAGGAGGAACCCAAGTAGCTTTGTGGCTTCGTGTCCAACCCTCTTGCCCTTCGCCTGTGTGCCTGGAGCCAGTCCCACCATGCTCGTGTTTCCTCCTGTAGTGCTCACAGGTCCCAGCACCGATGGCATTCCCATTGCCCTGAGTCTGCAGCGGGTCCCTTTTGTGCTTCCTTCCCCTCAGGTAGCCTCTCTCCCCCTGGGCCCCTCCTGGGGGTGA
- the SERF2 gene encoding small EDRK-rich factor 2 isoform X1, with protein MTRGNQRELARQKNMKKQSDSVKGKRRDDGLSAAARKQRDSEIMQQKQKKANEKKEEPK; from the exons ATGACCC GCGGTAACCAGCGTGAGCTCGCCCGCCAGAAGAATATGAAAAAGCAGAGCGACTCGGTTAAGGGAAAGCGCCGAGATGACGGGCTTTCTGCTGCCGCCCGCAAGCAGAG GGACTCCGAGATCATGCAGCAGAAGCAGAAAAAGGCAAACGAGAAGAAGGAGGAACCCAAGTAG
- the HYPK gene encoding huntingtin-interacting protein K isoform X1, whose amino-acid sequence MATEGDVELELETETSGPERPPEKPRKHDSGAADLERVTDYAEEKEIQSSNLETAMSVIGDRRSREQKAKQEREKELAKVTIKKEDLELIMTEMEISRAAAERSLREHMGNVVEALIALTN is encoded by the exons ATGGCGACCGAGGGAGACGTGGAATTGGAGTTGGAGACCGAGACCAGTGGTCCAGAGCGGCCTCCTGAGAAGCCACGAAAGCATGACAGTGGTGCGGCAGACCTGGAGAGAGTCACTGACTATGCAGAGGAGAAGGAGATCCAAAGTTCCAATCTGGAGACG GCCATGTCCGTGATTGGAGACAGACGTTCCCGGGAGCAGAAAGCCAAACAAGAGCG ggagaaggaaCTGGCAAAAGTCACCATCAAGAAGGAGGATCTGGAGCTCATA ATGACAGAGATGGAGATATCTCGAGCAGCAGCAGAACGGAGCTTGAGGGAACACATGGGCAACGTGGTAGAGGCTCTtattgctctaaccaactga
- the SERINC4 gene encoding LOW QUALITY PROTEIN: serine incorporator 4 (The sequence of the model RefSeq protein was modified relative to this genomic sequence to represent the inferred CDS: inserted 1 base in 1 codon; substituted 1 base at 1 genomic stop codon) yields the protein MVGAKPITDSSTSLHLTQQRSGACSVIVKPPSYQVSCCRPVPCTCCYHSRWPHLTKSTYSRLFYILLHVGTLVVCCLLLSRTVVERVWGKAHGIQMPSGLCAHLFGHSHCPVFSGSGAVYRICAGTATFHLLQAVLLVHLHSPTSLRAQLHNSFWLLKLLFLLGLCAVTFCIPDEHLFPAWHYIGICGGFTFILLQLVLITAFAHSWNKNWQTGASQDCRWFLAMLLATLGFYSMASVAAVFLFHYYTHPAGCLLNKILLSLHLCFCGLLSFXITPCIRLKQPSSGLLQASIISCYIMYLTFSALSSRPPETVILQGENHTLCLPGPSKMEPQTPDTSLAVLSAGIMYACVLFACNEASYLAEVFGPLWIIKVYSYEFQKASLCFCCPXTVEPEEGQGAGGARPDDQETSPAPPVQAQHLSYSYSAFHFVFFLASLYVMVTLTNWFSYEGAELENTFTKGSWATFWVKVASCWACALLYLGLLLAPLCWSPTQDPKPPIFRRHCHCISVAR from the exons ATGGTGGGTGCAAAGCCCATCACAGACTCCAGCACCTCCCTTCACCTGACACAGCAACGCAGTGGAGCCTGCAGTGTCATAGTGAAACCTCCCTCCTATCAG GTGTCCTGCTGTAGGCCTGTTCCCTGTACCTGCTGCTACCATTCTAGGTGGCCTCATCTCACAAAGTCCACTTATAGCCGCCTGTTCTACATCCTCCTCCATGTAGGGACCTTAGTAGTCTGCTGCCTCCTGTTGTCAAGAACTGTAGTGGAGAGGGTCTGGGGTAAGGCACATGGG ATCCAGATGCCCTCGGGGTTATGTGCCCATCTGTTTGGCCACTCTCACTGCCCAGTGTTCAGTGGCTCTGGGGCTGTGTACCGAATTTGTGCAGGAACTGCCACCTTCCACCTGCTGCAGGCTGTGCTGCTGGTCCACCTCCACTCCCCTACCAGCCTGCGGGCACAGCTGCATAATAG CTTCTGGCTCCTCAAGCTACTGTTCCTGCTGGGTCTTTGTGCTGTTACCTTCTGCATCCCTGACGAGCATCTCTTCCCAG CTTGGCATTACATTGGCATCTGTGGAGGCTTTACATTCATCCTGCTGCAGCTGGTGCTTATCACAGCCTTTGCCCATTCCTGGAATAAGAACTG gcaAACAGGTGCATCCCAAGACTGCCGCTGGTTCCTAGCCATGCTGCTGGCCACCCTAGGATTCTACAGCATGGCAAGTGTGGCAGCTGTGTTCCTCTTCCACTACTACACGCACCCAGCTGGCTGCCTGCTCAACAAGATACTGCTTAGTCTGCACCTTTGTTTCTGTGGCCTCCTCTCCT CTATTACTCCTTGCATCCGCCTCA AGCAACCCAGCTCTGGCCTTCTACAAGCCTCTATCATCAGCTGTTACATCATGTACCTGACCTTCTCTGCACTGTCCAGCCGACCTCCAGAGACTG TAATCCTTCAAGGAGAGAATCACACTCTGTGCCTGCCTGGCCCAAGTAAAATGGAACCCCAAACACCAGATACTTCCCTGGCAGTGTTGAGTGCTGGCATCATGTATGCTTGTGTGCTTTTTGCTTG CAATGAGGCTTCCTACCTGGCTGAGGTATTTGGGCCCTTGTGGATCATCAAGGTTTACAGCTATGAGTTCCAG aaggcCTCACTCTGTTTCTGTTGCCCTTAAACAGTGGAGCCAGAGGAAG GGCAAGGGGCAGGAGGTGCCAGGCCAGATGACCAAGAGACCTCTCCAGCTCCTCCAGTACAAGCCCAACACCTTTCCTACAGCTACTCTGCCTTTCACTTCGTCTTCTTCCTTGCATCACTCTATGTCATGGTTACCCTTACCAACTGGTTCAG CTATGAGGGAGCAGAACTGGAAAACACCTTCACCAAGGGTAGCTGGGCTACCTTCTGGGTCAAGGTTGCCTCATGCTGGGCCTGTGCACTCCTCTATCTAGGGCTGTTACTGGCACCACTCTGTTGGTCCCCCACCCAGGACCCCAAGCCGCCTATCTTTAGGCGACACTGCCATTGTATTAGTGTTGCCAGATAG
- the ELL3 gene encoding RNA polymerase II elongation factor ELL3, giving the protein MAGSQEFLSGKLRLCFTPAARTSLLLLRLNEAALRALRECQRQQVRPVIAFQGNRGYLRLPGPGCSCLFSFIVSQCGQEGPGGGGLDLVCQRLGRSGPNRLHCLGPLRERLTIWAAMDSVPAPSSVHEHSLTEDARDPENWQSMGDYSGNVASQSLVALEEVPDPLASSQEQALPGCSREHMAQWEVRSQTHLSNRGPDRALPSSASQKHLDKKRPAPAATIELKGKRLRTLPLAPSPLQGLPSQDLQEGDWETEDMGPRLEHSPSVQADSESPSPEEVPDYLLQYGAIHSAEQQHAYEKDFETDYVEYRILHARVGAASQRFIELGAEIKRVQRGTPEHKVLEEKIVQEYKKFRKRYPGYREEKRRCEYLHQKLSHIKGLILEFEEKNRGS; this is encoded by the exons ATGGCAGGATCTCAGGAGTTTCTGAGTGGGAAGCTCCGACTCTGCTTCACCCCAGCTGCCCGAACCAGCCTCCTGCTGCTCAGACTCAACGAAGCAGCGTTGCGGGCGCTGCGAGAGTGTCAGCGTCAACAG GTTCGGCCAGTGATCGCTTTCCAAGGCAACCGAGGG TATCTgaggctcccaggccctggctgctcctgcctcttctccttcATAGTCTCCCAGTGTGGCCAGGAGGGCCCTGGTGGTGGTGGCTTGGACCTTGTGTGCCAACGCTTAGGCAG ATCTGGACCCAACCGCCTCCACTGCCTGGGCCCACTCAGGGAGCGCCTCACTATTTGGGCAGCCATGGATTCTGTTCCAGCCCCATCTTCAGTTCATGAACACAGCCTGACTGAAGATGCCAGAGACCCTGAGAATTGGCAGAGCATGGGAGACTATTCTGGAAACGTAGCCTCACAGTCACTGGTGGCACTAGAAGAG GTGCCAGACCCACTGGCAAGTAGCCAAGAACAGGCACTCCCAGGATGCTCGAGGGAACATATGGCACAGTGGGAAGTGAG GAGCCAGACCCATCTTTCAAACAGAGGACCTGATCGGGCACTGCCTTCCTCTGCTAGCCAGAAACATCTGGACAAA AAGCGTCCAGCGCCTGCAGCCACTATAGAACTGAAAGGCAAGAGGCTCAGAACTCTGCCTCTAGCTCCAAGTCCCCTACAAGGGCTGCCCAGTCAGGACCTACAGGAGGGAGACTGGGAGACTGAAGACATGGGCCCCAGGCTTGAGCACAGTCCCTCAGTTCAAGCAG ACTCTGAATCCCCAAGCCCTGAAGAGGTACCAGATTACCTCCT GCAATATGGGGCCATCCACAGTGCAGAACAGCAACATGCTTATGAGAAGGATTTTGAGACAGATTATGTTGAATACCGCATCCTGCATGCTCGAGTTGGGGCTGCAAGCCAAAGGTTCATAGAGCTGGGAGCAGAAATCAAGAGAGTTCAGCGAGGAACTCCAGAACACAAG gtGCTGGAAGAAAAGATAGTCCAGGAATATAAAAAGTTCAGGAAG CGGTACCCAGGTTATAGGGAAGAAAAGCGTCGCTGTGAGTACCTGCATCAGAAATTGTCCCACATTAAAGGTCTCATCCTGGAGTTTGAGGAAAAGAACAGGGGCAGCTGA
- the MFAP1 gene encoding microfibrillar-associated protein 1: MNMSAPSALMKQPPIQSTAGAVPVRNEKGEISMEKVKVKRYVSGKRPDYAPMESSDEEDEEFQFIKKAKEQEAEPEEQEEDSSSDPRLRRLQNRISEDVEERLARHRKIVEPEVVGESDSEVEGDAWRMEREDSSEEEEEEIDDEEIERRRGMMRQRAQERKNEEMEVMEVEDEGRSGEESESESEYEEYTDSEDEMEPRLKPVFIRKKDRVTVQEREAEALKQKELEQEAKRMAEERRKYTLKIVEEETKKELEENKRSLAALDALNTDDENDEEEYEAWKVRELKRIKRDREDREALEKEKAEIERMRNLTEEERRAELRANGKVITNKAVKGKYKFLQKYYHRGAFFMDEDEEVYKRDFSAPTLEDHFNKTILPKVMQVKNFGRSGRTKYTHLVDQDTTSFDSAWGQESAQNTKFFKQKAAGVRDVFERPSAKKRKTT, translated from the exons GTGAGATTTCGAtggaaaaagtgaaggtaaaACGTTATGTGTCGGGAAAGAGGCCAGACTATGCCCCTATGGAGTCCTCAGATGAGGAGGATGAAGAATTTCAGTTCATTAAGAAAGCCAAAGAAcaagaagcagagcctgaggaaCAGGAGGAGGATTCATCTAGCGACCCTCGGCTACGGCGTTTGCAGAACCGTATTAGTGAAGATGTGGAAGAGAG ATTGGCTCGACATCGGAAAATAGTGGAACCTGAAGTGGTAGGAGAAAGTGACTCAGAAGTAGAAGGAGATGCTTGGCGCATGGAACGAGAAGATAGCagtgaagaagaagaggaagaaattgatgATGAG GAAATAGAACGGCGTCGTGGCATGATGCGCCAGCGAGCACAGGAGAGAAAAAACGAAGAGATGGAAGTCATGGAAGTGGAAGATGAGGGACGTTCTGGGGAAGAGTCAGAGTCCGAGTCTGAGTACGAGGAGTACACAGACAGTGAGGATGAGATGGAGCCTCGCCTGAAGCCAGTCTTCATTCGAAA GAAGGACCGAGTAACAGTTCAAGAGCGTGAGGCTGAAGCACTAAAACAGAAGGAGCTGGAGCAAGAGGCAAAACGCATGGCTGAGGAGAGGCGCAAATACACACTCAAG ATTGTAGAAGAGGAGACCAAGAAAGAGCTGGAGGAGAACAAACGATCCCTGGCTGCATTGGATGCACTGAATACTGACGATGAAAACGATGAGGAGGAATATGAGGCATGGAAAGTTCGGGAGCTAAAGAGAATCAAGAGGGACAGAGAAGATCGAGAAGC GCTTgagaaggaaaaagcagaaaTTGAACGCATGCGAAACCTGACTGAGGAAGAAAGGCGAGCTGAGCTTCGGGCAAATGGCAAAGTTATTACCAACAAAGCTGTTAAGGGCAAATACAAGTTCTTACAGAAGTACTATCACCGGGGTGCCTTCTTCATG GATGAGGATGAAGAAGTATACAAGAGAGATTTCAGTGCACCTACCCTGGAGGATCATTTCAACAAAACCATTCTTCCCAAAGTCATGCAG GTCAAGAACTTTGGGCGTTCCGGTCGTACCAAATACACCCACCTTGTGGATCAGGACACCACCTCCTTTGACTCAGCATGGGGCCAAGAGAGTGCCCAGAACACAAAGTTCTTTAAACAAAAGGCAGCTGGGGTACGAGATGTATTTGAACGGCCATCTGCCAAGAAACGGAAAACTACTTAA